A region of the Paracoccaceae bacterium genome:
CTGTGCTCCCGCAACCATGTCACCGGCTGGACCTTCCTTGATCTCTGTGCCCGGGGGTCACGCAGCTGGCGCGATCTCGGCGACCGGTCGGCGTGGCAGGCCTCGGTCGGCCTGTCCAGGGTCATCGCCGCGCCGCGCGGACTGCATGAACTGGGCATCGGGCTGGCCCGCACCGGCGGCCCCGACCGGCAGTCGCAGGACCAGATCGCCCTGTCGGTCGAATCGGTCTGGGACCACGCCACCTCGCGCATCTCCCTGACGCTGGGCGAACCGGTCGCCGGGGAAACCGCGCTTGACCGGCGGATGGATGCGGGGCTGGCCTGGCACTGGAACGACCGCGCCTGGCGGTTCGACCTCTGGCACCAGTCGGCCGATGGCGGTGCCTTCCTGGGCGTGCCCCGCAGGGACAGGGCCAGCGGCGCGTCAATCGGCGTCGAGATCCGCGCGGGCACCGAACTGCGGCTGGGCTATGCCCGCAACCGCTCGACCGCAGGCTTTGCAGAATACGATCAATTCACAGTGGACCTGCGCTTCGGACGCCTGAGGTTCTGACCTAATCCGAACCCTCTGCGGCCCGCAGGCCCTCGCGCGTCTCGCGGGTGGAAAGCGCCCGGTTCAGCACCTCGAACTGCCGCCGCGCCTCGGCCGCATTGCCGCTATTCAGATAGGCATAGGCCCGCAGGACGGCCAGGTCGCGCCGGATGCCGCCCGTCAGCTGTTCCAGCGCGTCGAAATACTCGATCGACTTGCGGTACTGCCGCTTCTTGAAGGCCGCGACGCCCCGCTGATCAAGGATCTGGCGCTCGACATCGACGCGCTGGCTGCGGGTGAAATCGGTCGCGGCGGCGATGGCGGCGGCATTCTCGGTCATCTGCATCTTCAGATAGGCCAGCGCCATGCCATAGCGCGCGTCGCGGCGCCGCGTGGCGTCCAGCCCGCCGCCCTCGGCGGCCTGAAAGGCCGAAAGCGCCTCCATCGTGCGATCAAGATTGTAGGCGCACCATGCCCGTTCATACAGCACCGCGGCCGACCGCGCCCCCTCGGACTGCGCCAGGCAGCGCGACCAGTCGCCCGCCCGCGCCGCGGCCTGGACACCGCCGCCACCGCCCTGCGCAGGGGCTGCGGCCGACGCTGCGGGTGCAGCGGGCGGCCGGGTCTGCGGCACAGCCGGATCGCTGGCCGGCCGGGCCGGGGCCGCTGCGGGTGCCGCTGCGGGTGATTGCGCCGACGTCCCCGGCACGGCCACCCCGCGCCCTGCCAGCAGCCGGGCAAGCAGCGCGTCAAGATCGGCGGCGCGGTCGGGGAACCGGCCGCTCGCCTGCCCGAACAGCCCGCGCAGCGCCTCCACCTCCGACACGGCGTCGGCCTTTTCCAGCGTGGCGGCGATCGCGGCAAAATCGGTGCAGGCCGCCAGCACCGCGCGGTAGGTGCCCAGCGCATCGGCACGCCGCCCCGCCGCCGCCTGCGTCTCGGCAATCCTCCAGGCATTGTTGATGCGGTCGCAGCGCAGCAGCCCGGGCGTCCCCGTGGCGATGCGGATCGCCTGATCCAGGTTGCCCGCCTCCAGCGCGACGTCCAGCGCCAGCTGTCCCTCGGCCGTGGCCAGCAGCGCCAGCATGTCGGACGGCGCCGACCATCCGGGGTACGCCGTTTCGGTCTCGGCAATCTGCGCCCGGGCGGCGCCGATCTGGCCCGCGGCGATCTTGGCATAGATCTCGTCGATCTCGGTCGAGGGTCCGCTGCCCGACAGCCGCGACAGGTCGGCGGGCGGCGTCCAGCCCGGATACTTCAGCTGCAGGCGCCGCAGTTCGGCCGACACCGCCGCCGCGTCCTTCAGGCCGACATAGAAGTTCAGCGCCAGAAGCTCGTCCTGCGTGGGAACCTCCTGCGCCCGGGCCGGTCCGGCGACGTAGAGGATCAGGGCAATCAGCGCAAGCAAGCGGGTCATATCGGAACACACCGGGGAAAGTTCTGGGCCTGGGCGACCAGCGCCATGAGATGCAGCGTCGCCGGATAATAGGGCTGCGCCGTGTCGAAACGCGGCATCAGCGATCCGGCCCCACCCCCGGCCACACAGGCCGCCAGCGCCGCGACCGCCGCATATCCCGCGTGCCCGCTGCGTTCGACCGGCTGACGGTTCGCCGCATCGAAGACCGTCACCGGATCGCCGGCACCGGCACCGGCCACCGCCGCCGCATAGGCCCGAAGCGCGCCGCCCTGCGCATCGCCCGACCACATGGCGAACAGCGGCACGCGGATCGCCTCGTATCCCGCCTGGGCCGAGAATCCGGCAGGCGGCGGGCCATAGCCTGCCGCGCTGGCGGTCACCCAGTCGGGCACCATCCCGCGTCCCGACAGCGCGTCCCACAGGCGGCGCCCATCCTCGGCCAGCATTGCCAGATCGGGCAGGCCGGTGGCGGCCGCCACCTCGCGCATCGCCCGCGGCATCACATAGGACGGGTTCACCACCACCGCCTCGGCGGTGCGGAACCCGACCGCGCCGGGCAGCATCAGCATGCCGCCGCCCGCCGGGTCGGGCACACGGCAAAGCCGCAGGATATCCGCCGCGATCTCCTTCGCGCGCGCCAGAAGCTCGGGCCGCCCCTGCTGCGCCGCCAGGATCACCAGACCCCAGGCATAGAACAGGTCGCCATCGCTGGCATTGTTGCGGTCCACCACGCGCGGCAGCGTATCGGGCATCCAGCGCCAGGCCAGCAGCGCATCGTCGCGCACCGCCAGATTGGCCTCTGTCCAGGACAGGATCGCGCCTGCCGCCGCCGCGTCGCCGAACTGCGCGGCCAGCAGCAGGCCATAGCCCTGCCCCTCGGAATGGCTGGCACCGCCCTGGAACCCGTCGACCACCCGGCCTTCGGGCATCAGGCACAACGCCTTCCAGTCGCGCCAGCTTGCCTGCAGCGGGTGATCTGGCGCGAAGGGCGCGGCGGCCTGTGCCCGCAGCGGCCCCGCCCCGGCCAGCACGGCCATCGACAGCGTTCCCATGAAACCACGCCGGTTCATCCGATCCCTCCCCGCCGCCGCCGCGTCAGCAGCACCAGCATCAGCGCAGGCAGCACCGAGACCAGCGCAAGCCCCAGCAGCACCGCCGAAAACACCAGCGGCGACCACGAGGCATAGTTGCCCAGAACCGCCCGCGCGTTCGACAGGCTCAGCGGCTCCAGCAGTTCGGGCATCCGCCCCGATGACCATACCTGCCACTGCCCGTCGGCATCCAGCAGCGCGGCCTCGCCGGTCGCCCGGCCGCTGGCGCGCAGCGTGACGAGCGCACGCGCGAC
Encoded here:
- a CDS encoding glycosyl hydrolase family 5, translating into MNRRGFMGTLSMAVLAGAGPLRAQAAAPFAPDHPLQASWRDWKALCLMPEGRVVDGFQGGASHSEGQGYGLLLAAQFGDAAAAGAILSWTEANLAVRDDALLAWRWMPDTLPRVVDRNNASDGDLFYAWGLVILAAQQGRPELLARAKEIAADILRLCRVPDPAGGGMLMLPGAVGFRTAEAVVVNPSYVMPRAMREVAAATGLPDLAMLAEDGRRLWDALSGRGMVPDWVTASAAGYGPPPAGFSAQAGYEAIRVPLFAMWSGDAQGGALRAYAAAVAGAGAGDPVTVFDAANRQPVERSGHAGYAAVAALAACVAGGGAGSLMPRFDTAQPYYPATLHLMALVAQAQNFPRCVPI